The Candidatus Gracilibacteria bacterium genome window below encodes:
- a CDS encoding Gmad2 immunoglobulin-like domain-containing protein produces MKRTFSWFGILAIIIIIVAFCWTQRTHAPVVDDVAPSNTLVPPSSQLSPETTETASSMIEVTAPLPNSTLTSPMTLMGRARGPWYFEASFPIELRDANNVLITTVVAQAQGEWMTEDFVPFTATLTFPAQPAGSQGMLVFKNDNPSGEPQNSMMFDVPVQF; encoded by the coding sequence ATGAAACGCACTTTCTCCTGGTTTGGCATTCTTGCCATCATTATCATCATAGTAGCATTTTGCTGGACGCAGCGTACGCATGCACCTGTAGTAGATGATGTTGCCCCATCAAATACTCTTGTTCCGCCTTCGTCACAACTCTCTCCTGAGACTACTGAGACGGCTTCATCGATGATAGAGGTTACCGCACCACTCCCAAATTCGACCCTTACAAGCCCAATGACCCTGATGGGTAGAGCTCGAGGTCCGTGGTATTTCGAAGCATCATTTCCGATTGAGCTCCGCGATGCCAATAATGTCCTTATCACAACAGTTGTTGCCCAAGCTCAATGAGAGTGGATGACAGAAGATTTCGTACCCTTTACGGCGACACTCACATTTCCAGCTCAGCCAGCTGGTAGCCAGGGCATGCTCGTATTCAAAAATGATAACCCATCAGGTGAACCACAAAACAGTATGATGTTTGATGTGCCTGTGCAGTTTTAG